The Panicum virgatum strain AP13 chromosome 3N, P.virgatum_v5, whole genome shotgun sequence genome includes the window GAGTATACATACCAAATTATCTatacatatataaatatatttcactTGTTTTTCCGCCAGCAGGGTATTCCTAGGAATACGGGGGCATCAATACTAGGTCCGCCCCTGCTTTACTGAGAATCGTCTAATCTTGCGTTCTCTATGCCCCGTTTGGTAGGGCTCCACCTGAGGGGCTCTGAGAATGGCTCCGGTTCCTCTACTTGTGTTACTAAAAACAGCTCATCATACAAAACATTTATTAGGGCTCCTCCGAAGAAGCTAGAGCCGGAGCCAAATAGAAGCCCTGCCAAATAGGGTTTTATTAGTTCAACTACTGATAGAAGAATCACATAAGTTCAACTACCACACTCCGTACTGTAGTAAGTATTTGTTTAGCACAAGGTAACTGATTAAGCAGGTGAAGTAAAACTCAACACATCAAGAAATAAAGCCAATGAGAATGTATCAACAATGTGCAGCAAGCAAGAGTACTGCGATGCTGTACATGCATCGTGACTCACTCAGCTTTCCAACGAATTAACCatcttgatcttcttcttctcgtAAAAATGGAACAGGCAGGCCCGTTCGTTATGAACTTATGATGCAAGTGACCATGCATATGGTGGCCCAATAAGAACTCAAAATTGGCCCAATCCAGCCCACAATGATGTAGTACCAGTTTTAGTGCTTCTTATTACTACTTGAATAGTGGACATGTACGTGCCACAGTCACGTGCTTAAAGTCAAATggttcaaaaataattgaatTGCATCGAACTACTACTAAAAAATATCATTTGTTGCGTGATGGAATAAcacaacaaagaaaaacagaggAGTTTTATGACTTACAGCTTACCAAAGGCCCATCAACCTCCTCCATTTTCTCTTTGCCATATAGACGCTCCACCAAAGCGAGAACAAACTCAATTGCTGCTTCTGGACCCCGGCTGGTCACGGCATTCCGATTCACCAAGCATCACATCTGCAGTGATCTTCTCCACGAATGATGGATAACAGCTTGGGCACATATAATTACACATCTAATTTCACCAAAAGAAATTATACCCTGGGGATTGGTGCTAAAAAGCTTGCCGATATGTGCTCTAAGAATTCATCGCCTGACGCATGcaagcaaattaaaaaaataaacattGTTAAATAAAGTCCCTAGACAATCGATGTTGCTTGATGTCCTACACCATGGAGAAAATAAATACCTTGAAACAACATGCAACTTGGGGGTTAGGATCTGATGGTAAACACAGGCGGATCCTGACAGTACCCTGATTTAATAAAAATGCCCTAATTTAATGAAATAAAGAACAAAAATAGAGGTCAGTGATCTCGACGGcagttaacaaaaaaaaaaacaaacatcgCTAGACAAATACATGGACGCCATGGAGAAAACATGCACCATGGCCAAGGTGCAACGGGGTGAGGGGGTGGCATCCTCATCGCTGATTTAATGAATCCAAGATCAAAGATGAAGGTCGGCACTTGCCTGGGGCAGTCGGCCATCGCAATGACAGCATGTTGCAGTGGGCGCTCGCGAAAGCGGCCCGGCGATAGTGTGACGGCTGCCCGCGAGCCAATCTCGGTCGAGCGTGGGAGCGGCGCACCTGACGAAGCACAAAAGCTCTCGATCAACCAGCGCACAACACATATAAAAGGTTTGGCACTCAATTAACCAGCGCACAACACAAAAGGAAGATAAATAAAAGAGAGTTAATCAGCTCAcaacaataaaaaaataaaaaaagacatTTTTGGATGTCTTACCCAAAATTATGGTTGTCTCATCTCTATACAATGGAAAGTAACAAGTGGGTACAAAGGTGGGTAGGTAAAAGTGtttggtgtaaaaagtattaggaTTTTGGTGGAAACATTTTCCTCCTATTAATTTCGTGGGTCTACACCCTCTTTCGTCAAATCGTTGGGCTGACAACTAGGACCTACGTAACGGGTACGGTGGACCTAATTTTGGTGAGAAAGAATTTCAATTGTTtgaacttttatagtatagatgagGATTCCAATTATTTATCTTCTTTGATATTGAAATCGGATCGGACATAGCACTAGTAGTGACTTGGATCGTTCCCTACTCCAAAACACATACTCGATCGGATTATGCTACGATGACCAGCAACATCTTATATATATCCGGCCTCGTTTGCATTGCAAATAAAAGAAATCAATCAGAGGGTCGTCTCTCGATCGatccgccggccgccatggaaCAAGTAGGGGAGTGGCTGGCGATGGCCGTGTGGTATTCCGGCCTCGCCGCTCGGGCTCACCTACACTTCTCTGCTTGCCATGGCATTCTTACTAATCTCCGAGGTGCTGGCCGCCCTCAAACGGTGGCGTAgcaagctcgccggcgagcgcctgcTGGACAGCGTGCCCGACGTCCCCTACCACCCGCTGCCCGATAGtgatgctgctgccgccggcgaggggtcgccgccgtcgtgctGCGTGATCTGCATTGAGGAGTACGAGCGCGGCGAGAGGTGCTTCGTCATGCCAGGATGCGCTCACATGTTCCACAGAGAATGCATGCGCAAGTGGCTGCGTCAAGGCAACCCCACCTGCCCAATCTCTAGAGCAAAACTAGTCGCGCCAGCAGAAGAACGTGTTAGCACGGCAGAGGACATGGTGTAGCTCTCTTCTCAgagctttcttttttttttctttttaccaAAGAAGAAAAATTAATGCTGACACCTTACTGTTACAGTAGTACGACAGCTCCATTCAGACTTATATTATATTGCATCATATATATGAACAGATAAAAGCGTGCCTCCATGAATAATGTTGTTGTAATTGTAATGctttgtgagtgtctgagttgtactacTGTGTAATCAAACAAAAAAGTACATACAAGAtataaaaataggaaaaaatgggtatcaaagttttctaaaaatatactccctccatactcgaaAAAAATATCGTTTTGGACAAGATTTGGGTAAAATATTGGGaacataaatcatgaataacttttaagttgttaagtttcaaaatacaaaaatcatatgaatagatttgtcttgaaaaatactttcataaaaatataaatatatcatttcgcgataaatatttttataaaaataaaaagtcaaagttaagctttggagaccgtgtcgctgtccaAAACGACATTCTTTTTCAAGTATGGAGTGAGTATAACTTATCTATTGGCACTCTACATGTCAGTTATTTGTATCcaattttttatgttcatagtaTTTAGTTGCTTGTGGCTATACCTATTATTTTTAAACAAATAAGATTCGAGCAGAGAAATAATGGATAGATAACATATTTAGAAATTTGGTACTACAGTTTCATATTTtcctattattatttattttttagggtaatcaatttttttttattttttttagaaaaatacaaaatcacTTTGGAAACTATCCGAAGTTTCGAAATTATCCGGTTTTGGTAGTTTTATGATTTATAGTTAAAAGTTGGAAATCGAATTTTCACGATAGCTAGAGGGTGTAAACTCAATTTCTCCCTAAAAGAGATCCACCACATATTATTGTGAGCAGCGGTTTGGTCATTGCAGGCCTTGAACCAATCGGCAATGCAGTTAGTGTGGAATCGTGGCGGCAGATAGGCATGACGGTGCACAGCTCGCCGTCGTCCAAGCGAACAAACGCAGCCCAGCAGGTCTCGTCCATTAGTAACCATGCCTTAATTAGGTAGCTTGATGTGTGAACAAGAAGATCAATGGGAATCAGGGGCGGAGACGGGGGCGTAGGGGCCTGGCACTCCTATGGTTCCCAAATTTACATTGaacatttaaattttgattaaatttttatataaatttgtatggttGACTCTCCCtaataattgaaaaaaataaatttctgGCTCCACCTCTGATGGGAATTGGTTAAGCTACCTTTTCGTGCTCTAATTCAAGCAGCCGATAGAGTTCGAAGAGAGGCCTAAAGGGATCAAGGATACAGTTGAGAGTCCCGATTGATCCCCCTAGCCAGCATATATATAATTAGCCTAACAAAACGCCTCCGTCGTAAAGCAGAGCACGACGAGCATCtagcgccatggccgccgccgccgcgaccaacTCGAGTGTCAAGCTCGCCGCGATCGGTTCATCCATCTTGTCGTccacgggcggcgcgggcgtcgTGTTCAAGTGGCTCGGGTGGGGAGCTCTTtgtctcgccgccgcggcgttggGGCTCATAGCCTTGGCGCTCGTTGCCGAGgaggccgaccgccgccgccgccaggccgcGCTCGCGAGGCGGAAGCGGGAGCAgcgc containing:
- the LOC120666563 gene encoding putative RING-H2 finger protein ATL71, coding for MAFLLISEVLAALKRWRSKLAGERLLDSVPDVPYHPLPDSDAAAAGEGSPPSCCVICIEEYERGERCFVMPGCAHMFHRECMRKWLRQGNPTCPISRAKLVAPAEERVSTAEDMV